Below is a window of Plasmodium gaboni strain SY75 chromosome 11, whole genome shotgun sequence DNA.
TCATTTGtgtaataaaattttttatagatTGTTCAGAATAATTACCTTTAAGTATAgaaaaaacattttttgAAAAACTTAAAGCAATAACTGTTGGGAAACCAAATgttaaatttaatttttgaaCTATATCTAATTGATCACCTGCTTGGGTCCATAATAATGTAACTGGTAAGTGGTTCACGTCTTTAATAACATTACTTAATATATGAACGTATgatttaaaatatgaagGTTCTGTGTCTTCTTTATTTGGTAAGAGAGCTAATAGACAGACATCCTTTTCACAGAATTCATCAAAAACTTGTTGTGATGTTAATTGaattaattcttttttttcaacataatattttagaAAGAAATGATGTAAATCATCAACAGTTCTTGAATCATTATAATCAATTGCAGTATGAggttttttatttcctGATGGAAATAATCTAAAAGATGGATAATGATTTATTTGATATGTTTGTGCTGTTCTTTGTTCTACTGTAGCATCGATTTTAGCTATTTTAGCATTTTTCAAATGAGCTACTTTTTTAGCTAGTTCATCAAACATTGGATGTATAGGTTTACTATGGCCACACCATGGAGCATAGAAAAAGACAAACCAAacattatcatcattttgTATAACATTTTGATCGAAATTACtatcatttaaaataattacTTTCCCATTGTTTTTACCTttagatttttttttgtaagaacttttttttgatgtatctatatttaattcttttaaacgataatttttaataccttcatatataaaagaaacTACATCTTTGATCTTATATTTTCCATCAAACTTTTCTACTTCTTTTTTagtattattttcatttcCAAATATTAAATGCATTGTTGGATATTCAGTGATCTTgtattcatttaatatattttcattttttatagcTATAAATTTAACATCATCTTTTAATGTTTTTGCTATATTGATGAAATCGTTAGAAAAACCTCTTGAAACCCTACACCATGTAGCATAAAACTGAACAAGATaaactttttttaaacTTAATAATTCTTCTAATCTTTTAGGGTCATCAACTGTTTCAATTTCGGGTACATTAGTATATAATCCAAAGCTAGATTTAATGAAAACGAATATTAAACTAACAAATAAGaacaaataattataccctttcatctttttctttttttttttttcttaatacaaaaaggagataattatatatatatatatatatatataaagataaataaaaaaagaggataataatatatgaaatataattcgtaataacaaaaaaaaaaaaattcaattaaaaaatacaaatagttacatatatcttttatatgtaaaattattaatttaataaatatacatttatatatattcttttattcacataaaaaatatacacaaaaaagcatatatatattatatatatatatatatatatatattttttttttcttgtatgaagccaaaaaaaatatatattaagcaaaaaaaaatcaagaaatttatattacatattttatatgttctAATACATATACACATAAGAACTTTAAGTTcacagaaaaaaaataaaaaaaatatataatatatgatatttaagtattcatatcatataaataaatgaataaagcatataaatatatatatatttatttattcttttaataatatcttAAAAGTGTAAGAACATTCAGTAATGTTACAAACCCCATAAGTAAACCgtttaaaatttttttttttttcttgtaaTAAGTACCattaaagaaaaacatatataaa
It encodes the following:
- a CDS encoding protein disulfide isomerase, with the protein product MKGYNYLFLFVSLIFVFIKSSFGLYTNVPEIETVDDPKRLEELLSLKKVYLVQFYATWCRVSRGFSNDFINIAKTLKDDVKFIAIKNENILNEYKITEYPTMHLIFGNENNTKKEVEKFDGKYKIKDVVSFIYEGIKNYRLKELNIDTSKKSSYKKKSKGKNNGKVIILNDSNFDQNVIQNDDNVWFVFFYAPWCGHSKPIHPMFDELAKKVAHLKNAKIAKIDATVEQRTAQTYQINHYPSFRLFPSGNKKPHTAIDYNDSRTVDDLHHFFLKYYVEKKELIQLTSQQVFDEFCEKDVCLLALLPNKEDTEPSYFKSYVHILSNVIKDVNHLPVTLLWTQAGDQLDIVQKLNLTFGFPTVIALSFSKNVFSILKGNYSEQSIKNFITQMMMGKSSVDNLVPFKVKNVPKFSFNSSNDINTEL